From the Streptomonospora nanhaiensis genome, the window CGATGGCCTGCAGCAGCAGGTCCAGGTCCTCGCCGACCTCCTCGTCGATCTCCTTCTTCTTGGCCTCGGCGGTGCCGACGTCCTCGCGGTAGGTGGGCTCGGCCTGCTTCTTGCAGTGCTCGACGATGGCCCGGATCTCCTTCTCGGTGACCCAGGCGTTCTGCAGCCGGATGGGCTTGCCCGCGCCCATCGGCAGGAACAGCGCGTCGCCCTTGCCGACCAGCTTCTCGGCGCCGGGCTGGTCGAGGATGACGCGGCTGTCGGAGAGGCTGGAGGTGGCGAACGCCAGCCGCGAGGGCACGTTGGCCTTGATCAGGCCGGTGACCACGTCGACGCTGGGCCGCTGGGTGGCCAGCACCAGGTGGATGCCCGCGGCGCGGGCCAGCTGGGTGATGCGCACGATCGCGTCCTCGACGTCGCGCGGCGCCACCATCATCAGGTCGGCCAGCTCGTCGACGATCACCAGCAGGTAGGGGTAGGGCTCGTAGACCCGCTCGCTGCCGGGCGGGGCCTTCAGCTCGCCGGCGCGCACGGCGGCGTTGAAGTCGTCGATGTGCCGGAAGCCCGAGGCGGCGAGGTCGTCGTAGCGGCGGTCCATCTCGCCCACGACCCACTGGAGCGCGTCGGCGGCCTTCTTGGGGCTGGTGATGATCGGCGTGATGAGGTGGGGGATGCCCTCGTACATCGTCAGCTCGACCCGCTTGGGGTCGACCAGGATGAGGCGGACCTCGTCGGGGGTGGCCCGCATCATGATCGAGGTGATGAGCCCGTTGATGCAGGTCGACTTGCCCGCGCCGGTGGCGCCGGCCACCAGCACGTGGGGCATCTTGGCGAGGTTGGCCACCACGGTGGAGCCCTCGATGTCCTTGCCCAGGCCCACGAGCATGGGGTGGTCGTCGGAGGTGGCCGGGGCCGAGCGCAGCACGTCGCCGAGGCTGACGATGTCCTTGTCGGCGTTGGGGATCTCCACGCCGATGGCGGACTTGCCGGGAATGGGCGACTGGATGCGCACGTCGGCGCTCTTGACCGCCAGCGAGATGTTCTTGGTGAGCGCGGTGACCTTCTCGACCTTCACGGCCGGTCCCAGCTCGATCTCGTAGCGGGTGACCGTGGGGCCGCGGGTGAACCCGGTGACCTCGGCGTCGATGTTGAACTGCTCCAGCACCCCGGTGAGCGCCTCGACGACGGTGTCGTTGGCCTTGGTGCGCGGCTTGGGCGGCGTGCCGGGCTTGAGCATGGTGGAGGCGGGCAGCTCGTAGTCGCCGTCGACCACGCGCGGCGGGATCGAGAGCTGCTCGGCGGACTCCGGCGGCGGGGTGGGGTCAGGCGGGGGCGGCGCGGGGGCGGCCTCGGCGGCGGCCACCACGGGGGTGTCGTAGGGGCGCTCGTGGTCGCCGGCGACCCCGGTGTCGGCCTCGGCGTCCGCGGGCGCCGGGCGCGGTTTGCGGCGCCGCCGGGGCTTGGGCGTGTCGTCCTCGGCGGGCGGGTTGAGGATGTCCACACCGGCGTGCGGGCCGGAGTCGGGCTCCATGAGGCCGCCGAAGAGCTGCCGCAGCCGCTCGGGGATGCGGTAGACGGGGGTGGCGGTGACCACC encodes:
- a CDS encoding DNA translocase FtsK; this translates as MATRAPKTPQGSGGGASRGGGSGRKKAPARRPSGSSAQRGRAPAAKRPAPSRAGAASEGPIALLFVWIGRVLLLVWRLLAHTVGGLARAAGRSARDLDPDLRRDGFGLVLLALGLLIAAAVWWDTEGPLPRLTRLVVVGAFGTFSPVLPLLFLPFAWRLMRTPGTGQTDVGRLFIGAASLLVGLLGLIHIGHGIPWPAEDPQAVREAGGIIGFAASGPLSLLVTPWVTGVLLAMLLIFGLLVVTATPVYRIPERLRQLFGGLMEPDSGPHAGVDILNPPAEDDTPKPRRRRKPRPAPADAEADTGVAGDHERPYDTPVVAAAEAAPAPPPPDPTPPPESAEQLSIPPRVVDGDYELPASTMLKPGTPPKPRTKANDTVVEALTGVLEQFNIDAEVTGFTRGPTVTRYEIELGPAVKVEKVTALTKNISLAVKSADVRIQSPIPGKSAIGVEIPNADKDIVSLGDVLRSAPATSDDHPMLVGLGKDIEGSTVVANLAKMPHVLVAGATGAGKSTCINGLITSIMMRATPDEVRLILVDPKRVELTMYEGIPHLITPIITSPKKAADALQWVVGEMDRRYDDLAASGFRHIDDFNAAVRAGELKAPPGSERVYEPYPYLLVIVDELADLMMVAPRDVEDAIVRITQLARAAGIHLVLATQRPSVDVVTGLIKANVPSRLAFATSSLSDSRVILDQPGAEKLVGKGDALFLPMGAGKPIRLQNAWVTEKEIRAIVEHCKKQAEPTYREDVGTAEAKKKEIDEEVGEDLDLLLQAIELVVTTQFGSTSMLQRKLRVGFAKAGRLMDLMESRDVVGPSEGSKARDVLVKPEDLPGVLAEVRGAQG